In one Streptomyces sp. NBC_01241 genomic region, the following are encoded:
- a CDS encoding glutamate decarboxylase gives MPLHKGSPHGTEPSAKRRRLALNPFFGEADPIAGMEFAPPRHRLPDGPMPPSTAYGLVHDELMLDGNARLNLATFVTTWMEPQAGALMGECRDKNMIDKDEYPRTAELERRCVAMLADLWNAPDPATVVGCSTTGSSEACMLAGLALKRRWAARNADRYPASARPNLVMGINVQVCWDKFCNFWEVEPRLVPMEGDRFHLDPQAAADLCDDNTIGVVGILGSTFDGSYEPIAELCAALDALQGRTGLDVPVHVDGASGAMVAPFLDEDLVWDFRLPRVSSINTSGHKYGLVYPGVGWALWRSPAELPEELVFRVNYLGGDMPTFALNFSRPGAQVVAQYYTFLRLGRDGYRAVQQTSRDVARGLAERIEALGDFQLLTRGDQLPVFALTTTPDVRAYDVFDVSRRLREQGWRVPAYTFPANRQDLSVLRVVCRNGFSSDLADLLLEDLRLLLPGLRSQSHPLSRDKQAATSFHH, from the coding sequence ATGCCTCTGCACAAGGGTTCGCCGCACGGTACGGAACCGTCCGCGAAACGCCGAAGGCTCGCCCTCAACCCGTTCTTCGGGGAGGCCGACCCGATCGCCGGCATGGAGTTTGCGCCGCCCCGGCACCGGCTGCCCGACGGGCCGATGCCGCCCTCGACCGCGTACGGCCTCGTCCATGACGAGCTGATGCTCGACGGCAACGCGCGGCTCAACCTCGCCACCTTCGTCACCACCTGGATGGAGCCCCAGGCCGGGGCGCTGATGGGCGAGTGCCGCGACAAGAACATGATCGACAAGGACGAGTACCCGCGCACCGCCGAGCTCGAACGGCGCTGTGTGGCGATGCTCGCCGATCTCTGGAACGCCCCCGATCCCGCGACCGTCGTGGGCTGTTCGACGACCGGCTCCAGCGAGGCCTGCATGCTCGCCGGACTGGCACTGAAACGCCGTTGGGCGGCCAGGAACGCCGATCGCTACCCGGCGAGCGCCCGGCCGAATCTGGTCATGGGCATCAATGTGCAGGTCTGCTGGGACAAGTTCTGCAACTTCTGGGAGGTCGAGCCCCGGCTGGTCCCGATGGAGGGCGACCGCTTCCATCTCGACCCGCAGGCCGCGGCCGATCTCTGCGACGACAACACCATCGGCGTGGTCGGCATTCTCGGCTCCACCTTCGACGGTTCGTACGAGCCGATCGCGGAGCTCTGCGCGGCCCTGGACGCTCTCCAGGGGCGCACCGGCCTCGACGTCCCCGTCCATGTGGACGGGGCGTCCGGCGCGATGGTGGCGCCGTTCCTGGACGAGGACCTGGTGTGGGACTTCCGGCTGCCCCGGGTCTCCTCCATCAACACGTCCGGGCACAAGTACGGCCTGGTCTACCCGGGCGTCGGCTGGGCGCTGTGGCGCTCGCCCGCAGAACTGCCCGAGGAGCTGGTCTTCCGGGTCAACTACCTGGGCGGCGACATGCCGACCTTCGCGCTGAACTTCTCCCGGCCCGGAGCGCAGGTGGTGGCGCAGTACTACACCTTCCTGCGACTGGGCCGGGACGGCTACCGGGCCGTCCAGCAGACGTCCCGGGACGTGGCCCGCGGGCTGGCCGAGCGGATCGAGGCGCTCGGGGACTTCCAGCTCCTCACCCGGGGCGACCAACTGCCCGTCTTCGCGCTGACGACCACGCCGGACGTACGGGCGTACGACGTCTTCGACGTGTCGAGGCGGCTGCGCGAACAGGGCTGGCGGGTGCCCGCGTACACCTTCCCCGCCAACCGTCAGGACCTGTCGGTGCTGCGCGTGGTCTGCCGCAACGGCTTCTCGTCGGACCTCGCCGATCTGCTGCTGGAGGACCTGCGCCTGCTGCTGCCCGGGCTGCGCAGCCAGTCGCACCCGTTGAGCCGCGACAAGCAGGCGGCGACGTCCTTCCACCACTGA
- a CDS encoding PadR family transcriptional regulator — MSAIRLLVLCAVRQHGRAHGYQVRNDLEYWGAHEWSNAKPGSIYHALKQMAKQGLLVPHETAPSAAGGPPRTEYEITARGNEEYLALLRAALTSYDQKLDVLSAGLGGIVDLERAEVIELLKKRVAGLAVWRASVTDYYTPEAGPESLGHIGEIMNMWVHTADAGAQWTRGLIARIEGGAYTFAGEGEPFVGVLAEGQENPYATGVPDPGDDE, encoded by the coding sequence ATGTCCGCGATCCGGCTGCTGGTCCTCTGCGCCGTGCGTCAGCACGGCCGGGCGCACGGCTATCAGGTCCGCAACGACCTGGAGTACTGGGGCGCCCACGAGTGGTCCAACGCCAAACCCGGGTCGATCTACCACGCGCTGAAACAGATGGCGAAGCAGGGGCTGCTGGTCCCCCACGAGACCGCCCCGAGCGCGGCGGGCGGCCCGCCCCGTACCGAGTACGAGATCACCGCGCGCGGCAACGAGGAGTACCTCGCGCTGCTGCGCGCGGCGCTGACCTCGTACGACCAGAAGCTGGACGTGCTCTCCGCGGGCCTCGGCGGCATCGTCGATCTGGAGCGGGCCGAGGTGATCGAGCTGCTGAAGAAGCGGGTGGCCGGTCTGGCGGTCTGGCGGGCCTCGGTCACCGACTACTACACGCCGGAGGCCGGGCCCGAATCGCTCGGCCACATCGGCGAGATCATGAACATGTGGGTCCACACGGCGGACGCCGGGGCGCAGTGGACGCGCGGGCTGATCGCCCGTATCGAGGGCGGGGCGTACACCTTCGCGGGGGAGGGCGAACCCTTCGTCGGCGTGCTCGCCGAGGGGCAGGAGAACCCGTACGCGACGGGTGTCCCGGATCCCGGCGACGACGAGTAA
- a CDS encoding DinB family protein, translating to MVTHVPAEATGDERGALLSFVEAQRGAIRRSLIGLTEEQAASRPSASELSLSGLLKHVAETELNWLRMAQQQPNGAARTEETWADSFRLVGDETVGQMLEFWDGVAAEVEKFIRSVPGLDDTFPLPEAPWFPKEGRVSMRWLLLHLVEEHARHAGHADIIRESLDGRTAFELVAEAARYADQS from the coding sequence ATGGTCACTCACGTTCCCGCGGAAGCCACCGGCGACGAGCGCGGCGCGCTCCTCTCCTTCGTCGAGGCGCAGCGCGGCGCAATCCGGCGCTCGCTCATCGGTCTGACCGAGGAACAGGCGGCGAGCCGGCCCAGCGCCAGCGAGCTCTCGCTCTCCGGACTGCTCAAGCATGTCGCCGAGACCGAGCTGAACTGGCTGCGGATGGCCCAGCAGCAGCCGAACGGGGCCGCCCGCACCGAGGAGACCTGGGCGGACAGCTTCCGTCTCGTCGGCGACGAGACCGTGGGGCAGATGCTGGAGTTCTGGGACGGCGTCGCGGCCGAGGTCGAGAAGTTCATCCGCTCGGTGCCCGGCCTGGACGACACCTTCCCGCTGCCCGAAGCACCCTGGTTCCCGAAGGAGGGGCGGGTGTCGATGCGTTGGCTGCTGCTCCATCTCGTCGAGGAGCACGCCCGGCACGCCGGGCACGCCGACATCATCCGCGAGTCCCTGGACGGCCGCACCGCGTTCGAGCTGGTCGCCGAGGCGGCCCGCTACGCTGATCAAAGTTGA
- a CDS encoding aldehyde dehydrogenase family protein, whose amino-acid sequence MSFFCELADQYIDGEWRTGTGSWDIIDFNPYNGEKLAAITIATEQEVDLAYRAAERAQRSWATTGPYQRRGVLERALRITEELHDGIVEAIVDELGGTRLKAEYEVRVAKEFLRDAIQRALLPVGRVLPSAVDGKENRVQRQPVGVIGVISPFNFPFLVTMKSVAPALALGNAVVVKPNQNAPVVGGGLIAKIFEDAGLPAGLLNIVITDVAEIGDAFIEHPVPKVISFAGTDRVGRHVGATAAGQFKRTVLELSGNSALVVLEDADIDYAVDAAVFSRFVYQGQVCMAANRILVDRRVEREFTEKFTARVAALRTGDPRDPGTQIGPVINTFQADALTALVDQALAEGATALVRGRTRGNLVEPTVLTGLPEGSPLLSQEIFGPVALLVPFDGEDEAVRIANATPYGLSGAVHTRGVERGVRFARRVVSGMFHVNDSTVQDDPLVAFGGEKSSGIGRLNGEATVGAFTTQKWISIQHGRSAFPF is encoded by the coding sequence ATGTCCTTCTTCTGCGAGCTGGCCGACCAGTACATCGACGGTGAGTGGCGGACCGGAACCGGCTCGTGGGACATCATCGATTTCAATCCCTACAACGGGGAGAAACTCGCCGCGATCACCATCGCGACCGAGCAGGAGGTCGATCTGGCCTACCGCGCTGCCGAACGCGCCCAGCGGTCCTGGGCCACCACCGGCCCGTACCAACGCCGTGGTGTTCTGGAACGGGCCCTGCGCATCACCGAGGAACTGCACGACGGCATCGTCGAGGCGATCGTCGATGAACTGGGCGGCACCCGCCTCAAGGCGGAGTACGAGGTCCGGGTCGCCAAGGAATTCCTGCGCGACGCGATCCAGCGGGCGCTGCTTCCCGTGGGCCGCGTCCTGCCCTCCGCGGTGGACGGCAAGGAGAACCGTGTCCAACGGCAGCCCGTCGGCGTCATAGGGGTGATAAGCCCCTTCAACTTCCCCTTCCTGGTGACGATGAAGTCGGTCGCACCGGCCCTCGCGCTCGGCAACGCGGTCGTCGTCAAGCCCAACCAGAACGCCCCGGTCGTCGGCGGCGGACTGATCGCCAAGATCTTCGAGGACGCCGGGCTGCCCGCCGGACTGCTCAACATCGTGATCACCGATGTCGCGGAAATAGGGGACGCGTTCATCGAGCATCCCGTACCCAAGGTGATCTCCTTCGCGGGCACGGACCGGGTGGGCCGTCACGTCGGCGCGACGGCGGCCGGGCAATTCAAGCGGACGGTCCTCGAACTCAGCGGCAACAGCGCCCTGGTGGTGCTGGAGGACGCGGACATCGACTACGCGGTCGACGCGGCCGTCTTCAGCCGCTTTGTGTACCAGGGGCAGGTCTGCATGGCCGCCAACCGCATCCTGGTGGACCGCCGTGTGGAACGGGAGTTCACTGAGAAGTTCACCGCCAGGGTGGCCGCGCTGAGGACCGGCGACCCGCGCGACCCGGGGACCCAGATCGGCCCGGTCATCAACACCTTCCAGGCCGACGCCCTGACCGCCCTGGTCGACCAGGCGCTCGCCGAGGGGGCCACCGCGCTCGTACGGGGCCGGACCCGCGGCAACCTCGTGGAGCCGACCGTGCTCACCGGGCTCCCCGAGGGCTCCCCGTTGCTGTCCCAGGAGATATTCGGCCCGGTGGCGCTGCTGGTGCCGTTCGACGGCGAGGACGAAGCCGTACGGATCGCCAACGCCACCCCGTACGGGCTGAGCGGCGCCGTGCACACCCGAGGCGTCGAACGCGGAGTGCGGTTCGCGCGGCGCGTCGTCAGCGGGATGTTCCACGTCAACGACTCCACCGTCCAGGACGATCCGCTGGTGGCCTTCGGCGGCGAGAAGTCCTCCGGGATCGGCCGGCTGAACGGCGAGGCGACCGTGGGCGCCTTCACCACCCAGAAGTGGATCTCCATCCAGCACGGCCGGAGCGCGTTCCCTTTCTGA
- a CDS encoding helix-turn-helix domain-containing protein, which yields MGRTGPVAAGESSGSVVRRILLGSQLRRLRDSRGITREAAGYSIRASESKISRMELGRVSFKARDVEDLLTLYGVTDDAERDALLGLAREANVAGWWHSYGDVLPGWFQTYIGLEGAASLIRVYEVQFVHGLLQTESYAHAVVTRGMGDAPAAEIDRRVALRLERQKALVSERAPQFHAVLDEAALRRPYGDRDVMRGQLRHLIEMSEQPNITLQVMPFSFGGHAGESGSFTMLRFPESDLSDIVYLEQLTSALYLDKAEEVAQYEKAMKRLHQDSPGPEESRDLLRGLLQLT from the coding sequence ATGGGGAGGACCGGACCAGTGGCGGCAGGCGAGTCGAGTGGATCTGTGGTGCGGCGCATCCTGCTGGGCTCGCAGCTCAGGCGGCTGCGCGACTCACGCGGTATCACCCGTGAGGCGGCCGGCTACTCCATCCGGGCTTCCGAATCGAAGATCAGCCGCATGGAGTTGGGACGGGTGAGCTTCAAGGCCAGGGACGTCGAGGACCTGCTCACGCTCTACGGTGTCACGGACGATGCGGAGCGCGACGCCCTGCTCGGCCTCGCCCGCGAGGCCAATGTGGCGGGCTGGTGGCACAGTTACGGAGACGTACTGCCCGGATGGTTCCAGACGTACATCGGTCTGGAGGGCGCGGCATCGCTCATCCGGGTGTACGAAGTCCAGTTCGTACACGGTCTGTTGCAGACCGAGTCCTACGCGCACGCGGTCGTCACCCGGGGCATGGGTGACGCACCCGCCGCCGAGATCGACCGCCGTGTGGCGCTGCGGCTGGAGCGGCAGAAGGCTCTCGTCTCCGAACGCGCACCCCAATTCCACGCCGTGCTGGACGAGGCGGCGCTGCGCCGGCCGTACGGCGACCGCGACGTCATGCGTGGGCAACTGCGGCATCTGATCGAGATGTCCGAGCAGCCCAACATCACTCTTCAAGTGATGCCCTTCAGTTTCGGCGGGCATGCCGGCGAGAGCGGTTCTTTTACGATGCTCCGATTCCCGGAATCCGATCTGTCGGACATTGTCTACTTGGAGCAGCTGACAAGTGCGCTCTATCTGGACAAGGCCGAAGAAGTCGCTCAGTACGAAAAGGCCATGAAGCGACTTCACCAGGACAGCCCTGGTCCGGAGGAGAGCCGCGATCTGCTCCGTGGTCTGCTCCAACTGACGTGA